Below is a window of Tsuneonella deserti DNA.
AAAGGGACGCGAAAGTCCCTCTTGGATCCCGGTGGTAACGCGCACTGCTTACCAAAAAGTAACCAAGCCCGGAGGCGCGACATTAGCCAAACTGGAGCCGCCTCGGGAGGGAGGGACACCCGCCGCGCGATCCCGGCCGGCGCGGTGGAGGGATGCTGGCTGGCGCCGGACGGGCACCCGATCCGCCGGATCGACCTGGAGAGCCGGCAGGCGGCCGCCCGCGGCTCGATACTGTTCCTGCCGGGGCGGGGCGATTTCTACGAGAAGTATCTCGAGACGCTCGACCACTGGGTCTCGCAAGGCTGGCGGGTGACGGCGTCCGACTGGCGGGGGCAGGCAGGTTCGGGGCGGCTCGGCGCAGATGCCGTTACCGGGCACATCGCCGACTACAGCCAGTGGATCGACGATCTCGCCGCCCTGTGGAAGGAGTGGACCGCGTCCACTCCCGCCCCGCATGTGCTCGCCGGACACTCCATGGGCGGTCATCTCATCCTGCGGGCGGTGGCAGAGGGACGCGTGCAGCCGGATGCCGTTGTCCTGTCGGCGCCCATGCTGGGCTTTGCCGGAGCCTTGCCAGGCGCATTGATGCACCCGCTGGCGCGGCTCATGAAGGCGCTCGGCGATCCGCGGCGGCCGGCTTGGAAGTGGAGCGAAAAGCCGGGCGAGCCCCCTGCTGCGCGCGGATTGCTGCTGACACACGACGCGGACCGCTATGCCGACGAGCTATGGTGGCGGGCCGAGCGTCCCGAACTCGTCATGGGGCCGGGAAGCTGGAGCTGGGTGGAGCGCGGG
It encodes the following:
- a CDS encoding alpha/beta fold hydrolase is translated as MEGCWLAPDGHPIRRIDLESRQAAARGSILFLPGRGDFYEKYLETLDHWVSQGWRVTASDWRGQAGSGRLGADAVTGHIADYSQWIDDLAALWKEWTASTPAPHVLAGHSMGGHLILRAVAEGRVQPDAVVLSAPMLGFAGALPGALMHPLARLMKALGDPRRPAWKWSEKPGEPPAARGLLLTHDADRYADELWWRAERPELVMGPGSWSWVERGYASMRALFAPGVLERVRTPTLILATTHDKLVSYRAIAAAAARMPGAELVTFGGEAAHEILREADPVRDRALGAIDRFLGHIAAGR